A window of Ooceraea biroi isolate clonal line C1 chromosome 9, Obir_v5.4, whole genome shotgun sequence genomic DNA:
attttctttcaacTATTCTATTATCAGATGCTGGTTGCACCGAGCAGTAACGATCGATTTTACTTACTTATACTTGAGTAAAGGTATCGACTCTTGGCTAAAGGTATCGGTACTTgtgcaaaaataatgatacTTGTGCAAAAATAGTGAATACTTCGATAAAGCCATCGATACTTGTGCAAGAGCACGTTTATccacatttatttatctatttttgcataaaatatagaGACAACGAAGGATCACAATGTAAAGGAAAACAAGTTGTTGTAAACTTCACTCAATATAGAAATCATGATATTCATGATGTGCAGTGACATTTTTATCATAGTGACTTGAcataagttaataattaatgtaattcgtaagaagttaataattaatataattcataaaaaatagatGTTTCAGTATCAAATAGTACAAGAGATTACATGGAATAAGCGAACGACATGGCATTTTTTCAATTAGTCCTAAAAGCTGAGAAGCTCGAGAAGGCTAGGCTAAGATACGAAGACGAGAAATTGCGATCGATCGAGATCTCCAAAGGTGCCAAGCCGCGTCTCACTTTGAAGCAACGTCTCCGACGAAAAAGATTAAAGTGCGCTTGCCAATATGTAACTCTTGATAGGAAAGCGCTCGATCAATACTTGTCTTCGGAAAGTCTGACACATTTATCGTATTGTCTCTTGGATTTCCAAGTGACAATATGTGACTGTTTCTGTCAGAATTCTGACAGCTTTTCTGATTCTGTGCGCCGTacgaattttttctttattctagTAATCTattctctttttaatattgagCAATAATGTGTAATTTCTGCACTTCTGTAGATGCAGGAAGAGAGTTAAGCATTTCTGGACTCGAGTGATTTCCGTTATAAGGTACACTTGGATTTACAAAAAGGCGAGGCTTCTTCGGATCGACGGCACGCTCGAGAATTATATCCTGAAGAGTTTGTTCGGCTTTCTGGGCGGTATATTTCTCACGTACATGTTCTTCGTATTTTTCGTGTTTCAACTGAACTTCACCCTCTCGTCCGCCACAATGCTGTGCTCGCTTCTCGGAGTGATTCTCACACTGGGGTTGGCTTTTTCACATCGCGTGAGGTAATAGTGTGAAACGAATTCCGATGATATCAATATCACCGTTATTATCGCACATTCAAAATCCTTAAATTATCTTGAAGCATTAAAGATCATATCTCAGATttccactctctctctcttccatcACTCTTCAGTATATctcttcataaatttttatgattcGCACAGATGTATCGTGTTTTTGTTGCTGCCGCAGTTCTTTTCCAAACGTGGTAGACAAGCCTTGATGGCGTatgcttttattttaactcTTACTGGACCAGGAAAGAATACTTTGCACAATATCAGTGTTCTCTCGGAATCTTTAGTCTGTGGACAGGTAAGCTTTCCCAGGTAAGTTCGTTCatacattccatttatatcTATACATTACTGATTTCATCAATCAGTTTAATTcatttgtgtttttatttttatatgtattcattgcgaaaatatgtaaatataatagaatttttcaaatatatatatatatatatttaaactatAAATAACACACACAAAttcacattaaaaataaaattcgcttGGTTGAACGTTATTTATagtattattcaatatatttactATCTTGACACAATGATACTGCTTAGATAAACTAACGTAATTTCCGCTAAATATATTTGGTTAGCCAACCAATAGTCGAACGTTTAAAACATTTAGGATAGGATGCATGAAATCTCTACATAGATCTTTGAATTTGTGAGATTTACACGTGACTCTCTCCAATCGTTACCATCTTGAGCCATCATTACTAATGTAGATCACACACCTACGTTTATAGGAGCAGTTGAAGCAAGCCGTAAAGAACGTGGTTGACTTGATAAAGCAACCATTCTACGCTTTAAGAGACGCGATAtcgaaagtaataaaaacaGTGAAGATGGTCGTAAAGAGGATTAAACAGACTCTTGTGG
This region includes:
- the LOC113562658 gene encoding DC-STAMP domain-containing protein 2-like, which gives rise to MAFFQLVLKAEKLEKARLRYEDEKLRSIEISKGAKPRLTLKQRLRRKRLKCRKRVKHFWTRVISVIRYTWIYKKARLLRIDGTLENYILKSLFGFLGGIFLTYMFFVFFVFQLNFTLSSATMLCSLLGVILTLGLAFSHRVRCIVFLLLPQFFSKRGRQALMAYAFILTLTGPGKNTLHNISVLSESLVCGQVSFPR